In the genome of Hevea brasiliensis isolate MT/VB/25A 57/8 chromosome 14, ASM3005281v1, whole genome shotgun sequence, the window GCCATGGCTCCCAAGATATTCAGTCTCCTGGTGGATGCAACTCTGTCCTGGGTGCTTTCACTCATCATATATCAAATCATCCTTGCTTGGAATCTCAATGACGACTCGAAGGGCCTTCAAGATTCTCTCACCATGATTCGTGCTGTGCTTCAAGATGCAGACGAACAACAACACAGGAGAGAACCTGTGAGGCTTTGGCTGAAGAAGCTCAAAGATGTAGCTTATGAGGGTGAAGCCGTGTTAAATAAGTTAAAGAACGACGATATTCGACAAATGGTTGAGATGCTAGACCAATCAGGAACAGAGGTAAGCAACTTTTTTTCATTCTCCAAAGCCATTCGTTTTGTTAAAAGGTTTGCATTTCATGTCAAAATGGCCCACGAAGTTAAGAATATAAATGAATCGCTGAATAAGATTAAGAATGAAGCTATATGGGCTTTGTACTTCAATGTTAATGTTTAATGCAGAATTAATTTTGAATATTTTTGATGTATTTGTTAGTTGGCAAGTCTTGAATTAGCCTCATGTTGGTTTTCTACTTTCTAGCATTTCGAAT includes:
- the LOC110651185 gene encoding uncharacterized protein LOC110651185 isoform X2, with product MAPKIFSLLVDATLSWVLSLIIYQIILAWNLNDDSKGLQDSLTMIRAVLQDADEQQHRREPVRLWLKKLKDVAYEGEAVLNKLKNDDIRQMVEMLDQSGTELWNFMKGMLGDSLPYSTSRDCEMQDYARRTAALFSLQISAFIHANWKRKKIIQLRRKVSETFYFISKRYLNFGH
- the LOC110651185 gene encoding disease resistance protein RGA2-like isoform X6 — protein: MAPKIFSLLVDATLSWVLSLIIYQIILAWNLNDDSKGLQDSLTMIRAVLQDADEQQHRREPVRLWLKKLKDVAYEGEAVLNKLKNDDIRQMVEMLDQSGTELWNFMKGMLGDSLPYSTSRDCEMQDYARRTAALFSLQISAFIHANWKRKKIIQLRRKHVSTLSH
- the LOC110651185 gene encoding uncharacterized protein LOC110651185 isoform X3, which produces MAPKIFSLLVDATLSWVLSLIIYQIILAWNLNDDSKGLQDSLTMIRAVLQDADEQQHRREPVRLWLKKLKDVAYEGEAVLNKLKNDDIRQMVEMLDQSGTELWNFMKGMLGDSLPYSTSRDCEMQDYARRTAALFSLQISAFIHANWKRKKIIQLRRKMNCLLFCFQHVSTLSH
- the LOC110651185 gene encoding disease resistance protein RGA2-like isoform X5; this encodes MAPKIFSLLVDATLSWVLSLIIYQIILAWNLNDDSKGLQDSLTMIRAVLQDADEQQHRREPVRLWLKKLKDVAYEGEAVLNKLKNDDIRQMVEMLDQSGTERLRDARLCQTHSCIIFSANFCFYSCQLEKKKNHSTEKKACLNFVPLIDKKFSLLLAPSGIMTAKF
- the LOC110651185 gene encoding disease resistance protein RGA2-like isoform X7, whose product is MAPKIFSLLVDATLSWVLSLIIYQIILAWNLNDDSKGLQDSLTMIRAVLQDADEQQHRREPVRLWLKKLKDVAYEGEAVLNKLKNDDIRQMVEMLDQSGTELWNFMKGMLGDSLPYSTSRETARCKIMPDAQLHYFLCKFLLLFMPIGKEKKSFN
- the LOC110651185 gene encoding uncharacterized protein LOC110651185 isoform X1, with translation MAPKIFSLLVDATLSWVLSLIIYQIILAWNLNDDSKGLQDSLTMIRAVLQDADEQQHRREPVRLWLKKLKDVAYEGEAVLNKLKNDDIRQMVEMLDQSGTERLRDARLCQTHSCIIFSANFCFYSCQLEKKKNHSTEKKDELFVVLLSACLNFVPLIDKKFSLLLAPSGIMTAKF